From the Maridesulfovibrio zosterae DSM 11974 genome, the window CAAAAAATGGGAGTAATAAAATGCCAGTAATAACTTACGCAGGAACAGAATTGAATGATGAAGCAAAACAGGAATTAATAGAAAAGCTTACTGCAATCGCAAGTGAAGTCACCAAAACACCGGAACAATTTTTCACAGTTCTTGTTCAGGACTATCCAGAAACAAGCATTGGCATTGGAGGAGAAACAGTAAAGGAAATCAAATCACGCTATATGGCAAAAAACTAATTAAGCCACATATCTCTTTGATATTAAAAGAGATACACACATAGACCTCGTACTCCGGTACGGGGTCTTTTTCTTGGTATCCCACTCCACCGAAATCTTCGGTCAACCGAACTTCACCGTAACAGGAGAAATCAAATGAAAATCATAAAATCGATAATTCTAATAGCATTAGTCTTGAGTTGTATCCTTATAGCCATCACCGCAGGAGCAACAACCATCGATGAAATAATCCATAACACGACCAGAGAACAGTTTCTAGAGTTAGCAGTAACAACCGCAGCTGAATCCCAAACCATACCGGTACTCCTCAATGACAACGAAATCAAAATCAGTACAGGAAAAGAATTCCAGCAAATCACTTACTCCCCTGCAACCAGAACGATCTCAATAACAAGTGAAATTCCTGATCCTTCGAATTACGTGGAAACCTTTCTGGTGAAACTGAAGGACGGGCGCAGCCTGAAACTATCTAAAGAATACGAATTCGAGGATAACCAAATACTGAATATGGAAGTGAAACCATCCGTCAACTCTACGCCATTACCCGTATGATTTCTCAATAGTCCCTAAAGTGATACAGGGTTTCATATCATCATCAGGCCCGATCTGTCAGACTACCTCTATTTCTTCTAGGGACCTCGGCTGTGACTTCATCAAGAATAGAACTTTGAAGTTAACTCTACTTTCATTCAGTCGTTTCTGAATTGCTAGCATACACATGGTAAACAGATCACGAAGTCGTCCTGTAGTGCTCTGCCCTTCACCTTTCCTTGTGCTGCAAGATCAATCAGATTGCCATCTTCGACAGCTTGTTTCCGTGTATATGCGTAGATAAGATTAAACAGTGGATCGCTATTTTTAACCATCAGAATCTCCTTCAAATTTAGTATGTTGTTAAATTTGGAGATTATCCTGTGGTGGGGGAGTTGGTCACGCCAAACTTATTTTTTTATATTTGGTGGGATTGATTTTTTGGGATGATTCTGAGACCAAGAAATTTGTGATGCAGGTATGATTCTGTTGATTTGAGAAGGTATATTTCAAAAAACAACTGTTCAACACCCCAATAATACTCATAAAAATGCAAAAAATGGTCAACTCAAAAAATAAGTTAACCATTAATTCTATTCAAGATATCCTCACGCTACGTGAGCAAATCATATTTTAAATTGCTGCATGAAGAGAATCAAAAAGAAGATAACATGCGCATGCGCATAGAAGACTTCCTAAAGACACATTGAACAGCCGTATTCTTCTAGGAGTGTTTAGCAATAAACCAACCTTGCTACCCATTAATGCCCACATAAAAAGAGACAGATAACATATCACAAAATAAAGACTTGAGAAAATTAACAGTGGATCAAGCGACTTATCATCCATAAACATTGATAAACCGGCTATGCATGCGATCCATGCTTTCGGATTGAGCCACTGCATAAGTAAACCTTGCTTAAAACTTGGGCAACTGCCCTCTTCTATTGAGATATCAGATCGTGCTGATCCTATCTTGTATCCTAAATAGATAATAAATAAAGAGCCTGCGATCGCAAGATATTTCAGAAGTGTAGGATGGGCGGTTACAATTTGCATAAGCCCAAGGCCAAGAACAATTAACAACATAATAAAACCGATAGTCGCACCTGAGACGAAAGGTAATGTTTTTCTCAATCCGTGATTTGCTCCCGAAGCGACAATAACCATATTTACCGGACCTGGAGTAATAGACATTGAAAGTGCAAAAATGCACATTGCTGCAATTTGTGTATACATGTTCCGTCCTTTTTGAGATTGTTAAGTGAATATTGGTTAAGAGTACAAGTGAGTTTTTTTTAGGTCCAATTAAATGGTTTAATGGAGCTCATAAACATTTTTTATAGACATCCGGCATAGACGTTTTTACAGGATACAAATGGAATTATACCAACTTGTTTCATTTGCCGTAGTGGCAGAAGAAGGAAATATGACTAGGGCTGCAGCTCGTTTAAATTTGACTCAGCCTGCGATTAGTGTCCAACTTAAATCTTTAGAGGAGAAATTGGGATTTTCTCTTTTTCAAAGAACGCCAAAAGGGATGAAGCTTACAGAGGAAGGTCAAAAACTTAAAATAAAGGCCGATATTGTACTGAGTGGAATGAAGGACTTCAATACCGAAGCTGAAAAATTGAGAGGAGGAGCCTATGGTGAGATAATCCTTGGAGTTAACACTGATCCATTACTTCTGCGCTTGGAAAAACTATATACAAGATTGAAAGAGCAACACCCTGATATTTTATTAACCGTGCAAGAGTCGATGAGCTGGGATGCTGTTGAAAAATTGAATACTGGAAAAATTGATTTAGGATTCTCCTACAGTATTCCCCATGATAACAAAATAGAGGTACAACTTCTTGGAGAAATAGATTTGGCCATTGTTGGGCCAGAGAAGTGGCGTAGCCGTTTAGAAGGCAAAACTGAAAAAGATCTTGCTACATTTCCGTGGATCTGGACAAGTGAGCACTGCCCCATAAATATGATTCTTACCAATTTTTTTGAAAGCATCGGAAAAGAACCTCTCAAAGCGATTGTTGTGGATCAGGAAGCAGCAATTCTGAAACTAGTTTCAGACGGAGTTGGCCTGTCTGTAATGCCGGTAAGCAAAATAGAAAACGTAAAACAACAGTATAAAATCTTTCCAATTACGAAGTTGAATAAAAAACTTAAACTTTATATTATCTGTCTTAAACGCCGCAAAATGGACAATAAGATTTCAATTCTTTTGAATTTAATTAATGAAGTATGGGAAAAAGAAAACTAGCCTTTTTGCACTTCCATCAAAAAGGTCCATTGCATCGCCATAACAAAATGGGTCTTGGAGCCGACCAGTAGTGCTCTGCCCTTCGCCTTCAAATCCTTTCGGTGGAGTGATGTATCTTTCGTAAAGATTCGGCGGAACAGCCACTGGAACCTTGAATCCGGTTTCCTTCGCTTGTTCGGTTATATCGATTAAATTTCCGTCTTCGATTGCCTGCTTTCTGGTATAGGAAAAGATTACGTTGAACAGTGAATCGTCAAGTCCATGCATTAATAAATCTCCTTCAATTTCATATTGTTAAATAACTCTGAAAATTGAAGGTTATCCTTATTGGTTTGATTTGGTCACTGGGGGCTGGTGATTATTTGGGGTGATTCTGTGGATCAGGTGATGATGGGTGTTTTTGTGGCTTCTTCGGTTGACCGAATTTTACATGCTCTACCTCAAAAACTTTATTCATCCCTCTTTATGCGATATAGGACTCTTATCTTATGATTAATAAGACCACGTAAACACACTGATACCTTCGAGGATATGGGAAAAACATGTCAATGTACCTGCGAAAATCAATAAAAGTCGGCCCAGTAAGATTCAACCTTTCCAAAAGTGGAGTAGGTATATCAGCTGGAGTTAAAGGCTTTAGAGTTGGAATCCGACCTGATGGGTCAAACTATGTGCATGCAGGACGTCATGGATTATACTACCGAAAAGAATTGGGAAAAACGAATCAAAGACAAAATGAAACCAATGAAAATTATGTAGAGCCCCAGACAGTAGCGCAAGTACCCAATGAAAATACTACCGTATTCAAATCTGAGAATGCAAAAGATATCATTTCAGACTCAAAAGATGAATTAATTGCCAAATTAAATAAATCTGAATCTATTTTCCGACTTGACTACGGGTTAGCAATAGCAATGATCCCTATATGCTTGTACTTAGCCAATATTAACAAGACATTTGGAATAGCAGCAGCAGTAGCTAGCATCGTCATTATTCCGATCATCTCAGTATTTGTAAGAAAAAATAAAACAGTAAACCTTGAGTACTCTTTCGAAGAAGGCGGAGAGGAGAAGTATAAAAATATTATCTCAGCATTTAACCACTTAGCTTCGTGTTCTGGACTCTGGGAAGTTCATGAATCAACATCTTTGACAGACGATCACGAGAAAAAAAGACACTCTGGGGCAAGCAATATTAAGAATAGATCAAAAATATCAGCAGGTGAAGGTAAGCCAAAATGGCTGAATACTAACATAAAAACACCTGCTGTTGCACTGACAAAGCAGCAGTTATATTTTATGCCTGACGGGTTATTATTCTGCGACAACAGCGGATATGCATTCATCTCATACGATAAAATAAATATTATTTACGACTATACTAATTATATTGAAGAATATGCACCTAGTGACACTAAAATAGTTGATACCACATGGAGATATCCAAACAAAAAAGGAGGGCCAGATAAAAGGTTCAAAGACAACTATGAAATGTACGTATGCGAATACGGAGAAATCAAGATCAAGTCATCATATCAGATTAATATTTACATGCTGACTTCGAAAAGAAGTGCTGCTCAAGACTTTGTAACTATATTGAATAAAATAATATAAATTATCTAAATACTAATTATCAACAACAGAGTTAAGGAAGAGACTAAAAATGAAAATTCTAGGTACAATGTTGATTATGTTAATAGCAGCCTTAATGTCACAATATGCACATGCTGAAAATTCCAAATTCCCTTACGCGGGATTAAACTGTAAGACTAATGGGAACAAAAAAATTGTGTGGATAAACACTACACATGGCTCATACGCACTGAATGGGCAAGCAATTAAATGGGTGCAGCAAAACAAATTATCAGGCTACCCTTTGCAAGGTGCAGACGGTAAAGATTTTAAAATTGGCAGAGACCATATCAATCCATTATTACTTTCAGATTTAATTCAAAAAGGACTTGAAAAATGTAAATAAATATTAACCAAAACCAATTCAATACTTACAAATGAAGAGAATAAAATGGAACAGCCACAAAAACTAAGTAATCAGACACTATTCAAGATGTTAAAAAATGACATTGATGAAATGACTGAAGACTTAGAACAAACAAGAAAATCGCCCCATTCCCCCAAGACCGCACTTGTATGGAGTCATTTAGCAAGTATATTACAAAACGCTAAAGCAGCTCTTCTTTGTATTAATTGTAAACAGTTCATATGTGTTCCATTAATTTTACGAACTATTCTTGAGTCTGCTATCAACTGTACACTTATAATTAGAGACTGTGATGACTCAACATGTATGCTTGATGCGTACAAAGAGAAACGCAGATATTTACAAAAAATGACAGGACCATTAAAAAGTGTTTTCGCAAAAGAGCTATTACCAGAGTCTCAAGATAACCTGAAAATCGTTAATAAAAAAATTGAAGAAATAGAAAAACGAGTGCCTAAACACTATAGCAGTCTTAACAAATACGAAAGGTTTAAATCAGCAGAAAAAGAATTTGAATATTATTTATTCTACACCCTTCTATCAAGTGATATTCACACAAGCTCACTATCCCTCGAAGATCGTCATAGTATTTCTCTAGATGACGCAGTTTCTTTAGAGTGGTACTCTTCAACAGATGAAGAGTACAGAGGGTACTTAAAAATGCTCACATCATTTCTAGATATGACTTTACCTTGTTTTACTGATTTTTTTGATGCAGTAAAAGAACTCGAATCTCAACTTCCACACAAATAGAGCTATTTAAACAGACTTTATCACGATATCAATTATCACAATCAATCTCATTCAAACAGGTTGGCATCCCCGGTTGGCAGCACCCTAAAAACAACCCCATAAAACGCAGAAAAGGGTTAACCCAAAATATGAGTTAACCCTTTAATATAATTCAAGATGGTGACCCCGACAAGAATCGAACTTGTGACACCAAGATTAGGAATCTTGTGCTCTATCCGACTGAGCTACGGGGCCACGCTTTTTTTGAATCAGACAACCCAAATACTAGCCTATTTGCGTGTCTGAGGCGAGAATTTATATACAACACGTATTTCGATTGCAAGTAATTTTTGAACTTTTCTGGCTTTTTCCTACCAAACCTGCATATTTTGAGCTTCGAATACTTATCACCTGTAAACAAACATACTCAAATGTAAAATACAATTTTACTGTTACATTCTGTTGACAGGTGGCTGCTTTCATGCAAATAAGCTCTCAACTTAACGGCGTTAAGCTATGGAGAAACAATATGGGAACCAATACTAAAACAATAGAGATGTCTCAGCAACCATTGCGTATGCTGATACTTGACGCAGCCAGACAGCTTTTTGCTCAGCATGGCTATGCTCAGGTCTCTATGCGTAAGCTGGCCACCACTATAGGCTACTCTCCTACTACTATATATCATCACTTCAAGGACAAAAAAGAACTGTTCCTCTGCCTGACCGAGGAAACATACCGGGATTTTCTGCAAGCCATTAACAGTATCATCACAGCTGCAAATTCCCCCAAAGACGCCTTGAAGAAAATTCTATATACTCTTGTAGATATGGGCCTTGAAAATCCCAATGCCTACAGGGTAGGATTTATGATGGAGAGCGACTTGATAAACGATAACAACTCACACTTCCAGCATAATCCACTAGGCAAAACAATGTATAACCGCATTAATCACTGTGTTAAAGAGTGCATGCCCAAAACAGCTGACGATGAAGATATACTTGTTACAGCCCATGCGGTGATGGCGGCAGCGCACGGGCTGACCTCTCTGCTTATAACATACCCCTCATTTGAATGGGGCCCTATAGATAAATTGAAGAAGCAGGCAATCGACTCGGCTGTTGATGCCATAATATAATTTCCAGCTCAGATCAGTCACTACGCTGCTAGGCTCCGCGCCTTTTTTTAATACTTTTAAGGAACTTGATAATGACCAGAAAAAACACTGCAAAAACTGAAACGAAAGATCATAAAAAAGGACGCCGGCAGGTTGTCTCCCTGCTCCAGCCGAAAGATGCCATTAAAAAAGTTGTAAAACGCTTTCGTTCCCTGCAAGCACCTGAGGGATACTGGGTTTTTGCTCTTGAAGCCGATGTGACCATTCCCGCTGAATATATCATGTTCAACCGTTTTCTGGGCCGTAAGATGGACCCCGAAGTAGCGAAAAGACTCGGTAACTACATCAGGGCAAAACAAATGCCCGACGGCTCATGGCCTCTCCATGATGAAGACGGTCCTGCAAATATCAGTGCTTCCGTCAAAGCCTACATGGCTCTAAAAATGCTTGGCGATGATAAGAACGCTGAACATATGGTCCGCGCACGCCAGATAATTCTTGCCAAGGGCGGCGCTGAGACTTCCAACGTATTTACCCGCATCTGCCTTGCAACATTCGGCCAGATTCCGTGGCACTGCCCACCGGCAATGCCCATTGAAATTGTGCTGCTGCCCAAATGGTTCTTTTTCCATCTGGATAAAGTTTCATACTGGTCACGCTCAGTAATTTACCCGCTGCTCATTATTTACGCCATTCGCCCTGTATGCCGTCTGCGTCCCGAAGAAGCTATACCTGAACTTTTCTGTAAATCAGCGGAAGATCATATTCATATTGATAAATTCCGTGATAAAGGCTGGCGTAAAAATGCCTTCATTCTGCTGGACAGACTTCTTAAACGAACCATGCGGTTCATCCCTGAATCTGTACATAAAAAGGCGATGAATTACGCAGAACAATGGACCCGTGAACATATGTCCGGTAACGGCGGTATCGGTGCAATTTTTCCGGCAATGGCCAACGCTGTCACCGCCCTGCACCTGCTGGGTTACGATGAATCAGATGCGGACTTTGCACGCGGCCTCAAAGCTGTGGATGAACTTCTGGTCGATAAATTTCACGTACCTGAAAAATCTCCGTGGGAGCACACCGTAGTCACTGGCGGCCGTGAACTTTCTGCTGCACCTGAACTTGATATCTCACCTGAACAAGGTACTGCCGGAAATCTGGAACAGGCCATGTGCCAGCCCTGCAACTCTCCCATATGGGATACTTGTCTGGCCCTTTCCGCCATGATGGAAGCAGGCGAAGAAACCGATAGCAGAACGACAAAACAGGCAGTCAAATGGCTCTGGGATCAACAGATCTTCTTCCGCGGCGACTGGCGTTCCAAAGCTCCGGATCTTGAAGGAGGCGGATGGGCATTCCAGTTCGAGAACACCCACTACCCAGATCTCGATGACACAGCCATGGTCCTCATGGCAATGGCCCGTGCAGGAGTGCTGGAACAGGAAGAATACCACGAAAATTTCGTAAAAGGAGTTAACTGGCTTATCGGCATGCAGTCATCAAACGGCGGCTATGCTGCGTTTGATATCGACAACTGCGCCGAATACCTTAATGATATTCCATTTGCAGACCACGGAGCACTGCTGGACCCTCCAACTTCCGATCTGACCGCACGTGTCATCGAGCTGCTTGGCGTAATCGGCTACAATAAAAGCTTCCGACCCATCAAAGAAGGCATTGAATTCCTGAAAAAAGAACAGGAGGATGACGGCTCATGGTTCGGCCGCTGGGGTGTGAACTTTATTTATGGAACATGGTCTGTAC encodes:
- the dmpI gene encoding 4-oxalocrotonate tautomerase DmpI, whose translation is MPVITYAGTELNDEAKQELIEKLTAIASEVTKTPEQFFTVLVQDYPETSIGIGGETVKEIKSRYMAKN
- a CDS encoding LysE family translocator; protein product: MYTQIAAMCIFALSMSITPGPVNMVIVASGANHGLRKTLPFVSGATIGFIMLLIVLGLGLMQIVTAHPTLLKYLAIAGSLFIIYLGYKIGSARSDISIEEGSCPSFKQGLLMQWLNPKAWIACIAGLSMFMDDKSLDPLLIFSSLYFVICYLSLFMWALMGSKVGLLLNTPRRIRLFNVSLGSLLCACACYLLFDSLHAAI
- a CDS encoding LysR family transcriptional regulator — translated: MELYQLVSFAVVAEEGNMTRAAARLNLTQPAISVQLKSLEEKLGFSLFQRTPKGMKLTEEGQKLKIKADIVLSGMKDFNTEAEKLRGGAYGEIILGVNTDPLLLRLEKLYTRLKEQHPDILLTVQESMSWDAVEKLNTGKIDLGFSYSIPHDNKIEVQLLGEIDLAIVGPEKWRSRLEGKTEKDLATFPWIWTSEHCPINMILTNFFESIGKEPLKAIVVDQEAAILKLVSDGVGLSVMPVSKIENVKQQYKIFPITKLNKKLKLYIICLKRRKMDNKISILLNLINEVWEKEN
- a CDS encoding DUF6573 family protein, whose amino-acid sequence is MHGLDDSLFNVIFSYTRKQAIEDGNLIDITEQAKETGFKVPVAVPPNLYERYITPPKGFEGEGQSTTGRLQDPFCYGDAMDLFDGSAKRLVFFFPYFIN
- a CDS encoding DUF4236 domain-containing protein — protein: MSMYLRKSIKVGPVRFNLSKSGVGISAGVKGFRVGIRPDGSNYVHAGRHGLYYRKELGKTNQRQNETNENYVEPQTVAQVPNENTTVFKSENAKDIISDSKDELIAKLNKSESIFRLDYGLAIAMIPICLYLANINKTFGIAAAVASIVIIPIISVFVRKNKTVNLEYSFEEGGEEKYKNIISAFNHLASCSGLWEVHESTSLTDDHEKKRHSGASNIKNRSKISAGEGKPKWLNTNIKTPAVALTKQQLYFMPDGLLFCDNSGYAFISYDKINIIYDYTNYIEEYAPSDTKIVDTTWRYPNKKGGPDKRFKDNYEMYVCEYGEIKIKSSYQINIYMLTSKRSAAQDFVTILNKII
- a CDS encoding DUF5677 domain-containing protein codes for the protein MEQPQKLSNQTLFKMLKNDIDEMTEDLEQTRKSPHSPKTALVWSHLASILQNAKAALLCINCKQFICVPLILRTILESAINCTLIIRDCDDSTCMLDAYKEKRRYLQKMTGPLKSVFAKELLPESQDNLKIVNKKIEEIEKRVPKHYSSLNKYERFKSAEKEFEYYLFYTLLSSDIHTSSLSLEDRHSISLDDAVSLEWYSSTDEEYRGYLKMLTSFLDMTLPCFTDFFDAVKELESQLPHK
- a CDS encoding TetR/AcrR family transcriptional regulator, whose translation is MGTNTKTIEMSQQPLRMLILDAARQLFAQHGYAQVSMRKLATTIGYSPTTIYHHFKDKKELFLCLTEETYRDFLQAINSIITAANSPKDALKKILYTLVDMGLENPNAYRVGFMMESDLINDNNSHFQHNPLGKTMYNRINHCVKECMPKTADDEDILVTAHAVMAAAHGLTSLLITYPSFEWGPIDKLKKQAIDSAVDAII
- the shc gene encoding squalene--hopene cyclase translates to MTRKNTAKTETKDHKKGRRQVVSLLQPKDAIKKVVKRFRSLQAPEGYWVFALEADVTIPAEYIMFNRFLGRKMDPEVAKRLGNYIRAKQMPDGSWPLHDEDGPANISASVKAYMALKMLGDDKNAEHMVRARQIILAKGGAETSNVFTRICLATFGQIPWHCPPAMPIEIVLLPKWFFFHLDKVSYWSRSVIYPLLIIYAIRPVCRLRPEEAIPELFCKSAEDHIHIDKFRDKGWRKNAFILLDRLLKRTMRFIPESVHKKAMNYAEQWTREHMSGNGGIGAIFPAMANAVTALHLLGYDESDADFARGLKAVDELLVDKFHVPEKSPWEHTVVTGGRELSAAPELDISPEQGTAGNLEQAMCQPCNSPIWDTCLALSAMMEAGEETDSRTTKQAVKWLWDQQIFFRGDWRSKAPDLEGGGWAFQFENTHYPDLDDTAMVLMAMARAGVLEQEEYHENFVKGVNWLIGMQSSNGGYAAFDIDNCAEYLNDIPFADHGALLDPPTSDLTARVIELLGVIGYNKSFRPIKEGIEFLKKEQEDDGSWFGRWGVNFIYGTWSVLCGLRQAGEDMNSSYVCKAVEWFKNHQNKDGGWGESCLSYNDKNYAGLGDSTPSQTAWALLGLMAAGHVHSKAVSRGIRYLLDNQKEDGSWDEKHFTGTGFPRVFYLRYHGYSQYFPMWALGVYNRFSAEEDTRQIMMRLDSPMDLGRKW